In the Thunnus albacares chromosome 10, fThuAlb1.1, whole genome shotgun sequence genome, TCAGTAGGGCACTGGGTGTAGTCAGAGTTAGGGTGTTACAAAGGCACAAAAGCTCAGACGTTTCCAAGTAATTCAGCCGCCATGACTGTGATGACTAAGAGTAGACACATGGTGGTAGTATTTCTCCTGTGTCATGTTGCCAATGGCGGACTCCAAACACGTCTCCCTGTACATTTgatgtatttacatttgttgtttgCCCAAAGCAAGATGGTTACGCAATCCAGCTTTAGACTTTGACGcttgcatttcattttgttcaaataaccttattctcttcttctcctctttctcatcAGTTATCTCATGAAGAGGTGGAGAGACGGAGAGTAAGAAGAGAGCGGAATAAACTGGCGGCAGCAAAATGTCGCAATCGTCGTCGGGAGCTGACCGAGTCACTTCAACAAGTGAGTGTACATTataaaaaactgcaaaacattGATGTTTGAAATATAAGATCTCAATCTGGGCATGAGGGAATGCTTACAttatgtctgtttgtatgtCCGTGTAGGAAACTGACCAACTGGAGGATGAAAAGTCCAGTTTGCAGAAGGAAATAGCTGAattacaaaaagagaaagagaagctcGAGCTGGTACTGGAGGCTCATCGTCCCATTTGTAAAAGAGAGGACTCTGATTCAGATTCTGACCCAAACCCAGGACTTTCCACTTTAGGAGGCATCAAAATGGAGCCTGAAGACTCCAGCAGACCAGGACCCTCAAGAAAAGTGCCAACAAAGATGGAGAAGCCCAAACCAAAGATCACCATCCCTACCAAGCCTGTGACATCGTCTGCTTCCGCTATTACCTTTGAAGCAGAGTCGCTCCACACCCCGGTCCTCATATccactccctctctcactcccttCACGGCCAGTATGATTTTCACCTATCCTTCTGCCTCTTCAGAAGCTGGCACCTCCAACACATCCCACGTTACATCACATCAGGGAAATGTCCACAATTCTCAAGCCCCACAACCTTGTGGGGTGGCTCAtcgccgcagcagcagcagcggtgaccaatcagatcactccCTGCACTCCCCGACCATCCTCACACTGTGACTGACGGCCCTGTCATCCTGAAAACACTAAAGTTCAGTCCTGACACAGTCTAAgtcatagtgtgtgtgtgtgtgtgtgttacaaaaACGATCTCTGGGAAACATGACAGAGATGAAAACGATGATTGTGATAACCATTTCAATGTGAGCTGTGTGAATCTGcttcatttcatctttttagAAAGTAAATTCTACACTTAGATAAAATGCAAATTTGCGGCATTATCAGGATATGATTATTACACTCTTTAtagattttgaatattttaaatatatagtctttatatttcagattttaaaagCTGTAAGGTGGCATAAGGAGTATGTTTGAAACATTGCATGcagaatatattatataaattataaaagCTATCTGGGAATGAATATGATAACtctaataatatattaataaaaataagtcTACATGATATTGTATTTAGTGACATGTTACACTGTTTCGTGTTATATAACACTTTATATGTCCTCACCAAGGAAAATAGAGTACTTACAAATAAAAGGTCCTTATTTTTTCTATGCGTATTTTAAGAATTTCTGATATTGTCTATGCAAACAATTGACCACTAAGGCTGGACCATAGGAGTTAATATAGATCATACTgtcacatatttattttttaagagtGTAATATATTTTTGATAATGTTCTTAGTTCCTCTGACAAATGAATTGTTTTGGTGGGCAGTGCCTTACTTTTGTCTTCAGTCAAAATTGTACTGTTTGAGAGACAATAAAGAACAAAGATTCATCACTGTGTGACAACTGTGATTGTGTAatattatttgtaaaaaaatcccaaaacaaaTAGCACGAGGAAATGCATCTTTGTAACAACAGATTCATCTGATTCAGTTTAGAATTAATCATGTTAAGTGTGCAATTTTGCAAAGTGAACACTGAGACACCAGCTGACACAAACTggaatatatacacacacaatactgtaGAACTGAAACAAGatgtcaattaattaattaattgatataCAGAAGACAAATCTACTTGATCGGTcattcaattaatcatttcaggtatttaatcaacatgagaatctgctgcttttctgtgttttatattgttgcaAACTGAAAAGCTTTtggtttgggtttgttttttcactattttttttgacattttatagactggatgattaatctattaatggagaaaataatctgcagaataatcgatcatgaaaataattgttagttgcagctcttaAATACTGAGAGTCAGTAAAAGGGTTTTGATGGCTGCAACATAAACTCTAATGACCGCTCTATGCCCCTCAACTGTGAACACTGTGTCCTCTGTTACTCCATTTCCCAAAAATGAAGCGAATCTCTTGCTAATACATACATGGCTCAGAGGGCATTGGATTGCTCTGCTAAAACggggttagagagagagacagagacagaaagagagtcTGATTGAGAGCTTgggagctaaaaaaaaagaaatctgtgtGTATGCTACTGTCAAAGGATGTCTGTCCATCACTAAGTGGGTAAAAGCATTACCCTCTCCAGCTCTCCAGACTGTGCAAATAGGGatccaaaaataaaactgatgaaCATCCATAAAGTCAGCCCTGTATGACATGAGCGACGCATCAATCAAGTGTGGTTGATTCGGACACGAAGGTcacaacaacaagcacagaAATCAATCCTTCATTCTGTGTTGTGTAAATATAAATGCTTGTTTCTGTACAGTCAGACTCACAAAGAAAGGTCAAAACACCACAGAGTGTCATACCCACTGTATTTAAAGCTCTTCAATGCACTACGAGCATAGCCCACCAATAAACAgctaaagacaaaataaatcttttctAATCCATGTGCATTATCTATGATTTAAACTGAAATCGGTTAGTAATGCTAGTTAATACAGATAAATCAAGATAAAGAAGGGTCAAAGTTAAAAGTATCCCTAATGTTACAGGGTAGATACAAAGCATGAGTTACAGAAGAGAGAGCTGATCTTTGCCAACTTAAACAAACTCTGTGATATGCTAATtgaacatcaacaacaacaatgtcaTAAAAAACGTAACACAAGTGAATTTAAACAGCTCGGCTTTCTGGCCCATGTGAATAGAAATCATTCAAACTTGTAGATCTTCCAGTTTGTTACAAAGAGTTTCCagttggatttttaaaaaagtgtgtgtgacaCAACATAGGCATGTTCAGTTCAGCTCTGAGTGAGGTCCAAGGACATCTATCCTGTCTGATCCAAAACCTTATCAAAGTGTGCTGGCTCTGCCCAGGTTCTAGCACATGTACATTATGCACATTAAGCAGCCCCCACCCACAGTAAACCTGAAGGGCCTTcacatcagactggttaacAGGCCTGTACAAATTTTGTGACAATCATCATGCACATATGGCACTCCAATCCTGTCCTGAGGAAGAGAGAGtgcataaaatattacacattattGGGCATCTAGCAAAAAGCAAATATCAAatagtttcatattttcttttatcacaACTATTTCAGTGCTATTGGAATTCAGTGGACTAAATATGGCTCAAAACTGGATTGAAATGAATCTTTAGATCTTGTGATTTAAAGATCCATGGTAACGCTGTCCAGTGCAATAGAAAAAAGGCTTCTTTCTACCAGTGTCGGCTAGTCCAGTGCATGAGATAAATTTATGTGACCCACTTTTTTGGtcccattttttttctttttttcaacaacAGACCACTGAAAAAGGAGAATCCCaccctcccccccaaaaaacagaagACTCATtagaaaaacactgtaaaattcTGATACATTATCATGTGGCAAACATCTATTAAATGTCTCTGTAAGTCCTGAAAATGTCTGTAGTGGTAGAATCTTTGTCAAGTCAAATCCTAATGGCACACAAATCTTGCAGCATTCAAAAGGCTCTAATGCTTTTGCACCAATTTGATTTTTTACTGTCTGACAAAGCTCCTCATTCTGCCAATCACTTCACCCCCTAGTCTACAGCTTCCATATTCAGGTCGGAGAAGTCCTCACAATCTTCATCAGTCATCAGGTGAGCACACTAGGTGAAGCTGGTCAGGACTTCCCACGCTGCCTGTGCTCGAGCTCCCGTCCCCGAGGTCCCGGGCCACCATGCAGGGCAGGTTTAGCTCGGTTGACCCTCCGGGACTGGAGTCACTCCTACTGACGCACTCCTCCTCCAGGACCAGGCACAGCTCCTTCAGGTCCAAATTCTCCTTCACCAGCCCGTCCTGCATACGCTCCAGGTCGGCGAGCTTTTTCAAGTACCCGCCCAGGTCCTCCCGCATCACTTTGGCTGCGTGGTGCCCGAACAGCTGCCATTCCCTGGCCAGCTTCTTCACTTTGAGCCGGTCGTCGTCCAGGAAGCAGCACAAGTCTCGCAGCTCCACGTTTTCCTCCTGCAGGCGCTGATTGATGACTTTCAGTTCCCTGATTTCAAGGAGGTGTCCCTGCAGCTGTTTATTTACCTCTTTTATCAGCCGTCCGCGCTGGATGAGAGCTGACATTTTCTCCGACTCCTCTTTACGCAGCCGGCTCACCAGCTCCTCTTTGGAGCACGCCAGCAAATCCTCGTCAGACATCTTTGACAGTTCCCTGTTTAACATCTCAGCTTCGCTACccattttatattaaaacaaacaaacaaacaaacctacACCTAAGAGGGGTACCTGAGAATCTATTAAAAGCGCTGAAATGTGTCAGTGCTcacatcctcatcatcatccagtGTGTTCCAGATGTCATATATGGAGTCATTATAGGCTACCACCGGAGGCCAGATCAAGGCAGACACATGTGATATCTTTATTTAGAATACTTTCTCCTCTTGTGGGCGCAGTGCTGAACCCAGTGTCTGATCTCCGTGGATAATGCCTTAATGAGGTCGTGTATGAAAACGCACCACGCAAACCTCCATTAATGTCAATCTGTCATCCTCTCAACAGCAGGCTGTGTTCTCCAAAGGCCTCCAGGAATACAACTGTCCTTATTTTACCTCCTCTCGCAGTATTTTTGAAGGCAACTGAAGCACCGTggggtttctctctctctctctctctctttgctgtaTGTACGTATAAAGGCCCGGTCGATCCACGGAGGCTTAATCCAGCAGCCTCGAATGCACACCCTGCAGATGTTGTGGCTTTTACGTCGCTGACATCGTCTCATCAGGCTCTGCTCCGCTCGCCTCGGCTGAATGAACTCAGTTCCCCGGTGGCTAGAGGATGAGTCCGTACGGTGCAGCAgctttttcctttcctcttatttacaaacgattaattgattagatAAAAAATGAACCACAATCCAATCTCGCCCTTTATCCGCTCAAATTGAGTGCATCATTTCTGCTCATCCTCTGGAGCTGTACTGTTACCACAACAATGTCCGCCTCCTCCGCCACTTTCACGGCTGTGACTCCGTTCAGCGGGGAGCTGCGCGTCAAGCTTGACGCACTACCGGCAGTGAAGCGCCACTATCTTTCAAAGAAAAGCACCAACATGTACAATTTTAATGAAAGGAGAGGCAGTATTGCGAAAAAATATGTCAATTTAACTAAATTATATATGTGCAAGTTATTCTTAATGTTTCCTTTCCTTCGTTTTGCGTTACTCTCTGATGTCTGGACGCagtcatgcttttattttgaatgatCTCACAGGATGTTGTAGTACTTTTTATGATGGCTGCCCTGCTGCTTTGACACGTCGGTCAGATTGTAATCACACATATTTGTGGTTTCCTCAGTGGTTTCCAGTGACTCTTCGACATAGCCGGTTTTATAGCATGGTCGTTTCACAAATATGacgaataataataataatacaagaaacaataaaatgagCTGCTCTGAGATCCAGCTGAGCTCCGctacaaatgagaaaaacaccAAGATGTGTGAGGATGAGCTGCTCTTCATTGCGCTCTCTCAGTGAGGAACTTGTGCGCCCCCATTTGGATTCAAAAACagatatatttttcttttttacatgtATCATGCAATGAAATCAAAACACCAGAGATGAACAGTATCTATAAAGGAAATGAGCAGGAAAGGCCTGTGGGAAGCCACTTCCTCTGggtttttctgtgtttggaaAGACATCATCctcaaaaacaaatgacataaGACATTAAAGTTCCCAATCAAAACCTTTGCATGATGAGATATACAGTAACAGGCCCTACATGCCTTTGGAGTTCACTTTAGGTAGAAATGCACAGTATAGCCTATCATAGTTGTATCATGAGTGACTCCTGGTTGTAGTCTACTCGTTTCTTTTCAGCACTGGCGGAAAGTGTGACTGCAGGCTTTTTTCCATGGGTTTAATGCTGAGGCATTCAGCCACATCCTTCCGCCCTGTGTCCCACCTCCATTGTTTCACTGAGGCCATAACAATGTAGGGTGTTAACCGTGCAAGAGGGAGCTGGGGACGGAATCAGGGTGTCATGTGAGGTTAGAAATGAGAGTGTCGATGTGCATCGAGAAGAAAAGACATGTTGACTGAGTCGTTTTTCCCCCCATGTTGTGAATTTGAAGgacacatgcagaaacacagaaagggagggagaggagagggattTACAGGGATTTATTTAGATTAATCGCCGGAGGAAAAGAGGGCAGATTGTGTACACGCAGCAAGCAAAGCTCATACAGGGCCCGGCGCTCACAGCCTACAGAGGCCTATCTCTGATCCgacacatttgaaaataacTATAAGAGCACAAATGAAAGGGCAGAGATCAACAATAGGCTGTATTGCCTGTAATGCGAGTCTCTTTATAATCGTTCATTTTCGTTTTGAGTCTATACTGTAAAGGGATAGCCCCCAGTTTTGAGTCTATTGGGTTTATTAACCACTAATTGCATTATGAAGTCAAATCACTGTCACTCAAGAGGTAGGATTGGTTTAAAAAATGGGGGTACACAATGAATGCAAAATAAATagattcaataaaaataaataaataaataatagaaagaTAGTTCGACCAGAAACTGTTAGTTCTATTCTATTGTGCATTTATCGCTTGTATCACGCTACCAAATAAAATTATGATAATATGTTATCATGCTTTCCCTAATAATGACTGTATAAATcggtggttctcaaagtggggtccgggaTCCCCCCAGGGGTcccttgagggggttccagggaGTCCCCAGccaaaaggggaataatttattttcactacaatttcatccataagtaacacaatgacagaatataTGATTTTTTGGTCATgagtttcatacactttctgtaataaaacatctaaaagcaaataATCTTATCAGATGAGGGTCCGTGGTCTCGTTTGtatcagtttaggggtccttgacgtgaaaaCTTTGTGAACCACTGATTTAAATTTATGTGCTTTTAATGCTCTAACGCTGATTAAAATCACGTGTAGTTTAATTGATCGAGTCTTAATAAAATCACggtgtttttttgtctcataGGCTATTAGATTGATGTCCAATGGTTTAGTTTGTCTCTCACATTATATCCACCTACTGATGTTGTCCAGTAAAGCTCATTACACAATCAGAACCTAAAAGCACAAAAGATCAAATCTATAAATGACAGTAACGTATTAAATAACAGTCGGCCTAATTTAGGAGCAATATTCATCTTTGAATTGTGTTAAAAGTCTAGCCAGAATTGATGTGGTGACGTCAGCTCTGGATCACTGGAACTGGAACACTGGAACACGCTGCATAGCAACAGTCGCGCTCAGAATCTTTGCTACATTGTTACAGCGTTAGAACATTCGAACGTGTTACAATGTAGCAgacaaatgacaacaaaagcATCCACTGAAACGTAAACATTTCAAAGAAACGCACATAAATTCGCATTAATGTCGCTGTGAATATTGAATATGTGGTAAtaatcattttacagtttgtgaaCGGATGCCAGTTTTGGTTTACTACATAGgtttacatactgtaggttaTATAAGCCTACAAACACACCTTCATTGGCTCTGAAGGCCAGCGGTTCAAGGGGTCCTTGAAGGGGTTCCAGTGGGTCCCCAAAATATGGAggatattttaatttcactattatttCTTTGACTGGAACTTACACCAATAAGATAATGTATGAGGATGATCATTCTGTTCATAGGTTTCACACTCTTCACTGTTAATctgcagatatacagtatagacAGTTATGGAATAACTAAAATTTATCAGATGGGGACCCCCGAGACTACATCTTATTAAATAGGAGTCTGCGGCCTGATGTGTATCAGTTTGGGGGTCCTTGATACCAAAAAGGTTGCGAGCCACTGCTGTAGGCTATTAGATGTTTAAACAATAATCTGCACCTACACAACATAAAAGCAATTGAATACAGCATTAATAATaggttgtgtatt is a window encoding:
- the fosl1a gene encoding fos-related antigen 1a is translated as MYRNFGSHGRDNPAYTGGASGSNSVSLGSTSTSTTQQEQKFTMAGSQFVPSLNAITTNQDLQWLVQPSLMHPPGPSQSPVPPYPSLSGLRPLGPPPSQSHFLRPGVIRAAANTTTSTRRRADDHLSHEEVERRRVRRERNKLAAAKCRNRRRELTESLQQETDQLEDEKSSLQKEIAELQKEKEKLELVLEAHRPICKREDSDSDSDPNPGLSTLGGIKMEPEDSSRPGPSRKVPTKMEKPKPKITIPTKPVTSSASAITFEAESLHTPVLISTPSLTPFTASMIFTYPSASSEAGTSNTSHVTSHQGNVHNSQAPQPCGVAHRRSSSSGDQSDHSLHSPTILTL
- the ccdc85b gene encoding coiled-coil domain-containing protein 85B, which codes for MGSEAEMLNRELSKMSDEDLLACSKEELVSRLRKEESEKMSALIQRGRLIKEVNKQLQGHLLEIRELKVINQRLQEENVELRDLCCFLDDDRLKVKKLAREWQLFGHHAAKVMREDLGGYLKKLADLERMQDGLVKENLDLKELCLVLEEECVSRSDSSPGGSTELNLPCMVARDLGDGSSSTGSVGSPDQLHLVCSPDD